The proteins below are encoded in one region of Pseudomonas putida NBRC 14164:
- a CDS encoding OmpP1/FadL family transporter, translating into MSAKHICRFKPSMFRAALPILGFGGLLGASLPAVAGGIMIYEAGHEGTGLANAGSAVLATDPSVLMTNPAGISQLAGTQVNLNTQVIFGDVNFSRDNANTFDGNEGGNSLKYLPGSSFFISHQLDERTSVGFGMYGNFGLALDYDDDWAGRYFSQESAIIGVSFQPTFAYKINDELSLGIGPRFMLGYFRTEVAVNNNVLGLGNAEDGQLRYKDTDWGTGVNVGLLYSLNERTRLGLAYTSKIKLEFKDKPDLDNITNPLLRVALNRLDVDQLSMEMNVPQTVTASLSYQLDPQWTLLASLGWQEWSDFGKLGVEVDTDSASTSRTAERQYKDTWHLSMGAQNQLSSKLRWNIGLAYDSSAVDDQDRTVDNPMNETWRLATGFNYALKEDLDVHMSYTLIWLGDMEVQQTKTRSGGTVSGEYSNAALHVIGGGLVWRF; encoded by the coding sequence ATGTCCGCAAAGCACATTTGCCGGTTCAAGCCGTCCATGTTTCGCGCAGCCCTGCCCATCCTCGGCTTCGGTGGCTTATTGGGCGCGAGCCTGCCTGCGGTTGCCGGCGGAATCATGATCTACGAGGCGGGCCACGAAGGTACGGGGCTGGCCAATGCCGGTTCCGCGGTGCTGGCCACCGACCCCAGCGTGCTGATGACCAACCCGGCCGGCATCAGTCAGCTGGCCGGCACCCAGGTCAACCTCAACACACAGGTGATTTTCGGTGACGTGAATTTCTCACGTGACAACGCTAATACCTTTGATGGCAACGAAGGCGGAAACAGCCTGAAGTACCTGCCCGGTAGCAGTTTTTTCATCAGTCATCAACTCGATGAAAGGACCTCGGTAGGCTTCGGCATGTACGGCAACTTTGGCCTGGCACTGGATTACGACGACGATTGGGCTGGCCGTTACTTTAGCCAGGAGTCGGCGATCATCGGGGTTTCTTTCCAGCCAACCTTCGCTTACAAAATCAACGATGAGCTGTCGCTGGGCATCGGCCCGCGGTTCATGCTCGGTTACTTCCGCACCGAGGTTGCGGTGAACAATAATGTGCTTGGTTTGGGTAATGCCGAAGACGGTCAACTGCGCTACAAAGACACCGACTGGGGCACCGGGGTGAACGTCGGCCTGCTCTACAGCCTGAACGAGCGAACCAGGCTGGGGCTCGCCTACACCAGCAAGATCAAGCTGGAGTTCAAAGACAAACCCGATCTGGACAACATCACCAACCCGCTGCTGCGCGTGGCCCTCAACCGCCTCGACGTTGACCAGTTGAGCATGGAAATGAACGTGCCGCAGACCGTCACCGCCAGCCTCTCCTATCAACTGGACCCTCAGTGGACCCTGCTTGCCAGCCTGGGTTGGCAGGAGTGGAGCGACTTCGGCAAGCTCGGTGTCGAAGTCGACACCGATTCGGCGTCCACCTCAAGAACCGCCGAACGCCAGTATAAAGATACCTGGCACCTGTCGATGGGTGCGCAGAACCAGCTGAGCTCGAAGCTGCGCTGGAACATAGGGCTTGCCTATGATTCCTCAGCGGTTGACGACCAGGACCGCACCGTCGACAACCCGATGAACGAAACCTGGCGGTTGGCCACCGGGTTCAATTACGCACTGAAGGAGGACCTCGACGTACACATGAGCTATACCCTCATATGGCTAGGTGACATGGAGGTCCAACAGACCAAAACCCGGTCTGGCGGTACGGTTTCAGGGGAATACTCCAATGCGGCGCTACATGTGATCGGTGGTGGGCTGGTATGGCGCTTTTAA
- a CDS encoding MltF family protein, translated as MNSLRSAVERLSVCLLLCINPVFAETAVELPAVALSPAEEAEVQRLVLPVPANWVGDFEGMRERRLIRVLVPYSRTFFELDRGRQRGLSYELGKGLEAWLNKTQPYAKKSMQWRVMFIPTARNALMPSLIEGVGDIAAGGLTVTDERLKTVEFSDPFAVNIPEVLVTGPGSTPLDNIEALSGMDITVRASSSYYEHLQALNASFKEKGLAPINLRAADENLEAEDLLQMVNAGLLKATVVDRYIGKIWAPLYTDLLIHDEFHLHDNSEFAWAIRPNSPQLKGQLAAFVKSHKIGTTFGNSLRTKYVTNSSKRVLNATSEAEMKKFKEMAALFTRHADTYGFDHLMLMAQGFQESQLNQGARSPRGAVGVMQLLPTTAKDPTVGIGDIDKSADRNIEAGSKYMRLLADKYLDDPQLTPMNKTLMTFAAYNAGPGNLRKFRALAEKSGRDKNIWFGNVEQAAAQVVGRETVDYVGNIYKYYVAYKLAEEKLAANAAKPAP; from the coding sequence ATGAACAGTCTGCGTTCTGCTGTTGAGCGTTTGTCCGTTTGCCTCTTGCTGTGCATCAACCCCGTGTTTGCCGAAACTGCGGTCGAGCTGCCTGCGGTGGCGCTTAGCCCCGCAGAAGAAGCCGAAGTGCAACGCCTGGTGCTGCCAGTTCCAGCGAATTGGGTCGGTGACTTCGAGGGCATGCGCGAGCGGCGACTGATCCGAGTGCTGGTGCCTTACAGCAGAACTTTTTTCGAGCTCGATCGTGGGCGTCAGCGCGGGCTGAGCTATGAACTGGGCAAAGGGCTTGAAGCCTGGCTAAACAAGACTCAGCCCTACGCGAAAAAATCCATGCAATGGCGGGTGATGTTCATTCCTACGGCACGCAACGCATTGATGCCCAGCCTGATTGAAGGCGTAGGGGACATCGCTGCTGGAGGCCTGACCGTCACCGACGAACGCTTGAAAACCGTGGAATTCTCCGATCCCTTCGCGGTGAACATACCAGAAGTCTTGGTGACTGGCCCTGGTAGCACGCCACTGGATAACATCGAGGCGCTTTCCGGCATGGACATTACCGTGCGCGCCTCAAGCAGTTACTACGAACACCTGCAAGCACTGAATGCGTCGTTCAAGGAAAAGGGGCTGGCACCGATCAACCTGAGGGCCGCGGATGAAAACCTCGAGGCCGAAGACCTTCTACAAATGGTTAACGCCGGCTTGCTAAAGGCCACGGTAGTGGACCGATATATCGGCAAGATATGGGCGCCCCTCTATACCGACCTGCTGATTCACGACGAATTCCACTTGCACGACAACTCCGAATTCGCCTGGGCGATCCGTCCCAACAGCCCACAGTTGAAGGGCCAGCTGGCTGCTTTCGTCAAATCGCACAAGATTGGCACTACGTTCGGCAACAGCCTGCGCACCAAATACGTCACCAATAGCAGCAAGCGGGTGCTCAACGCCACGTCCGAAGCGGAAATGAAGAAGTTCAAGGAAATGGCGGCGTTGTTCACCCGGCATGCCGATACCTACGGATTTGATCATTTGATGCTTATGGCACAAGGCTTTCAGGAGTCGCAGCTCAATCAAGGTGCGCGTAGTCCCAGGGGCGCGGTGGGGGTGATGCAGTTGCTGCCCACAACGGCCAAAGATCCTACCGTCGGCATCGGCGACATCGACAAGAGCGCTGACCGCAACATTGAGGCAGGTAGCAAATACATGCGCCTGCTCGCAGATAAGTACCTTGACGACCCGCAATTGACGCCTATGAACAAAACACTGATGACCTTCGCCGCTTACAACGCTGGCCCTGGCAACCTGCGCAAGTTCCGCGCATTGGCAGAAAAGTCTGGGCGGGACAAGAACATCTGGTTCGGCAATGTGGAACAAGCGGCGGCCCAGGTGGTTGGCCGCGAAACCGTGGACTACGTTGGTAACATCTACAAATACTACGTGGCCTACAAGCTGGCAGAAGAAAAGTTGGCAGCCAATGCCGCCAAACCTGCGCCGTAA
- a CDS encoding efflux RND transporter periplasmic adaptor subunit, whose product MPSRVIACRYVALLLAITSAAAQAEPGAADPDPQLIRVLLAAEMETTLSSQMSGTLGELKARFGERVAKGATLARFNCNEAQARGKVAVAELAMARQNLEAKKQLRKLDAVGDIEVAAANTEVQKADGARAMGEAQMSYCLVVAPFSGHVAKVYVKPYQTVSAGTPLFDLVGDGDLKVRLNVPSSQLKNLSAGQPLEVNVHETGKTYPAKVSVINSRVDAVAQTVELEARFDQPFPELMAGMSGTARFDDDRE is encoded by the coding sequence ATGCCTTCACGCGTAATTGCATGCCGTTATGTAGCTTTGTTACTGGCCATCACCAGCGCTGCTGCACAGGCCGAACCAGGCGCTGCTGACCCTGATCCACAACTGATCCGCGTACTCCTGGCAGCGGAGATGGAAACCACACTGTCCAGCCAGATGAGTGGCACTCTGGGCGAACTCAAGGCCCGCTTCGGCGAACGAGTGGCCAAGGGCGCAACATTGGCCCGCTTCAATTGCAACGAAGCTCAGGCGCGCGGCAAGGTCGCGGTGGCCGAATTGGCCATGGCCCGGCAGAACCTTGAGGCGAAGAAGCAACTGCGCAAGCTCGACGCCGTGGGCGATATTGAAGTGGCAGCCGCCAACACCGAGGTCCAGAAAGCCGATGGCGCCCGCGCCATGGGTGAGGCGCAGATGAGCTATTGCCTGGTAGTGGCGCCGTTCTCGGGGCACGTGGCCAAGGTGTACGTCAAGCCTTACCAGACCGTTAGTGCGGGCACACCGTTGTTTGACCTGGTCGGTGATGGAGACTTGAAGGTTCGCCTGAATGTGCCTTCCAGCCAGTTGAAAAACCTCAGCGCCGGCCAGCCGCTGGAGGTGAATGTGCACGAGACGGGCAAGACTTACCCGGCGAAAGTCAGTGTGATCAATTCCAGGGTCGATGCCGTGGCGCAGACGGTTGAGCTCGAAGCACGCTTCGACCAGCCCTTCCCCGAACTGATGGCCGGCATGAGCGGCACCGCGCGGTTCGACGATGACCGTGAATAG
- a CDS encoding efflux RND transporter periplasmic adaptor subunit — MTVNRPLPHPQLLLQLDALRDKAMAAESLGALAFSMANDLYPLLPFHQALVFAQGKSSLELLCVSGLARPTEDSPYLVWLRRASRWLAERLVDAQPVWLTQADAAPPEDIAEGWAEWWPTGLWCIPLHAPAGQRLGVLVLLLEEPPPGVVHQQLDGLIRTWAYCWNTLTRRRHLGRWRPGRRQVLITLLVAAGLLLVPVRQTALAPAQIVSLHAQIVSSPIDGVIAQMLVRPNQPVKAGTPLFTLDETTLRSRAEVLGKEVAVADAELQAASQRAFDNPQSKNELTLLQGRVQQRRAELAAVQAQLRRTQVLAPRAGVAVFSDPNDWLGKPVSTGERIMHVADPAQPAMQIQLAVADAIALEPGAEVTLFLTAYPLSPLRGRILETSYQAKPGDDGVVAYRLLASIDEHSEHARLGLHGTAKLYGDRVMLGYYLLRRPLATLRAWSGW, encoded by the coding sequence ATGACCGTGAATAGGCCACTGCCCCATCCGCAGCTATTGCTGCAGCTCGATGCCCTGCGCGACAAGGCCATGGCTGCCGAGAGTCTTGGTGCACTGGCTTTCAGCATGGCCAATGACCTGTACCCGCTACTCCCCTTTCACCAGGCATTGGTATTCGCGCAGGGCAAGTCGAGCCTGGAGCTGCTGTGCGTGTCCGGCCTGGCTCGGCCCACCGAGGATTCACCCTATCTGGTGTGGTTGCGCCGAGCAAGCCGCTGGCTGGCCGAGCGCCTGGTAGACGCCCAGCCTGTCTGGTTGACCCAGGCCGATGCTGCGCCGCCTGAAGATATTGCCGAGGGCTGGGCCGAGTGGTGGCCCACCGGCCTGTGGTGCATACCGTTACATGCGCCTGCCGGCCAGCGCCTCGGTGTTCTGGTATTGCTGCTGGAAGAGCCCCCGCCAGGGGTAGTACACCAGCAACTGGATGGCCTGATCCGCACCTGGGCCTACTGCTGGAATACACTGACCCGGAGACGCCACTTGGGTCGGTGGCGCCCTGGCAGGCGTCAGGTACTGATCACCCTGCTGGTGGCCGCCGGGCTGTTGCTGGTGCCGGTGCGCCAGACGGCACTGGCGCCTGCGCAGATCGTCTCCCTCCACGCACAGATCGTCAGCTCTCCGATCGACGGCGTGATCGCCCAGATGCTGGTACGCCCCAACCAGCCGGTTAAAGCCGGTACACCGCTGTTTACCCTTGATGAAACCACCCTGCGCAGCCGCGCCGAGGTGCTTGGCAAAGAAGTTGCCGTGGCGGATGCCGAATTACAGGCCGCCAGCCAGCGAGCATTCGACAACCCGCAAAGTAAAAATGAGCTTACCCTGTTGCAAGGCCGCGTCCAGCAACGGCGGGCCGAACTGGCTGCGGTACAGGCGCAACTGCGGCGCACCCAAGTGCTGGCACCGCGCGCGGGGGTTGCTGTGTTCAGCGACCCTAACGACTGGCTGGGCAAACCAGTATCGACCGGTGAGCGCATCATGCATGTGGCCGACCCGGCGCAACCGGCCATGCAGATCCAGCTGGCCGTGGCCGATGCCATTGCGCTGGAGCCAGGTGCCGAAGTGACGTTGTTCCTCACCGCCTATCCGCTCAGCCCGCTCAGAGGGAGGATCCTGGAAACCAGCTATCAGGCCAAACCTGGCGATGACGGCGTTGTTGCCTATCGACTGCTGGCGAGCATCGACGAGCATTCCGAGCATGCCCGCCTCGGCCTGCATGGCACCGCCAAGCTCTACGGTGACCGCGTGATGCTCGGTTACTACCTGCTGCGTCGCCCACTGGCAACGTTGCGAGCCTGGAGCGGCTGGTAA
- a CDS encoding HlyD family efflux transporter periplasmic adaptor subunit yields MLDLTDLPLPPLREDLRLCEAADSREGEPAWMIHDTVVNRFYRIGWLEFECLLRWGQTPRQISEQVSRDSALKPDVEQVLELRAFLEQHHLLRPGPEQLARLQNASEARTWSSWRWWLHHYLFFRIPLLHPQAGLQRLAAALGWLFHPLTGLLVIGLTLIGVFLVMQQWDSFTHAVVESFSTEGLFSFALALVVAKTLHELGHALVATRLGLRVGHMGVAFLVLWPMLYTDTGESWKLKRPRQRLAIASAGIITELSLAGLATLGWALCDDGALRNALLYLATTSWVLSLALNASPFMRFDGYYILSDLLDFPNLHERASALARVALRRNLLGLNEPWPEPFAVGQRRLLVAFAFATWLYRLVLFLGIAVAVYLFFFKLLGIVLFMVELAWFIALPVKRELSHWWQQRARIPGRRKQVFYLCVALVGLALAMPWHSQVDAVGVARAEHQLRFYTPYPARLKSLRQAGQVKAGEVLAVLEEPDLDSRMRSSQASARSYQARLSGLLADPAGLAEDAATQQRLNVQNEEARAVRSEIARLSLQAPFAGNWLDLDPNVAPGQWLNRQEPLGILIDTNHWQVDAYVAQDQVHYLAIGNAVKFYPEGQAIALRGKVLAIGSTRAAQLAHRMLSSHFGGPVPTAGDPLVPSHALFQVLVALDEPLAGVRETRGKLKIEGQKRSVVGEALTWVIGVGLRESGF; encoded by the coding sequence ATGCTGGACCTGACCGACCTGCCGCTGCCCCCCCTTCGTGAGGACCTGCGCCTGTGCGAGGCCGCAGACAGCCGAGAGGGTGAACCGGCCTGGATGATTCACGACACGGTGGTCAACCGCTTCTACCGGATCGGTTGGCTGGAGTTCGAATGCCTGCTGCGCTGGGGGCAGACACCTCGGCAGATCAGCGAGCAGGTTTCCCGCGATAGCGCACTTAAGCCGGATGTCGAGCAGGTGCTGGAGCTGCGTGCGTTCCTTGAGCAGCACCACCTGCTTCGCCCAGGGCCTGAGCAACTGGCCAGGCTGCAAAACGCCAGCGAAGCGCGCACCTGGTCGAGCTGGCGCTGGTGGCTGCACCATTACCTGTTCTTTCGCATACCGCTGCTGCACCCGCAAGCGGGCTTGCAGCGCCTGGCCGCTGCGCTCGGTTGGCTGTTTCACCCGCTCACCGGCCTGTTGGTGATCGGGCTGACTCTGATTGGCGTGTTTCTGGTAATGCAACAATGGGACAGCTTCACCCATGCTGTGGTCGAGTCGTTCTCCACCGAAGGCCTGTTCAGCTTTGCCCTGGCGCTGGTGGTGGCGAAAACCCTGCACGAGCTTGGTCATGCCCTGGTGGCGACGCGCCTGGGTTTACGCGTCGGGCACATGGGTGTGGCGTTTCTGGTGCTGTGGCCGATGCTCTACACCGACACCGGCGAAAGCTGGAAACTCAAACGGCCCCGCCAGCGCCTGGCGATTGCTTCGGCAGGCATCATTACCGAGCTTTCCCTCGCGGGCCTTGCGACACTCGGTTGGGCCCTGTGTGACGATGGCGCGCTGCGCAACGCACTGCTGTACCTGGCAACCACCAGCTGGGTGCTGTCGCTGGCGCTCAATGCCAGCCCCTTCATGCGTTTCGACGGCTATTACATCCTCAGTGACCTGCTCGACTTCCCCAACCTGCACGAACGCGCCTCGGCACTGGCGAGGGTGGCACTGCGGCGCAACCTGCTCGGGCTGAACGAGCCATGGCCCGAGCCCTTTGCGGTGGGCCAGCGACGGCTGCTGGTAGCGTTCGCCTTCGCCACGTGGCTGTACCGGCTGGTGCTGTTTCTCGGTATTGCCGTGGCGGTCTATCTGTTTTTCTTCAAGCTGCTGGGGATCGTGCTGTTCATGGTCGAGTTAGCGTGGTTCATCGCGCTGCCGGTGAAACGAGAGCTGAGCCACTGGTGGCAACAACGCGCACGTATCCCGGGCCGGCGCAAGCAGGTGTTCTACCTGTGCGTGGCGCTGGTCGGACTGGCCCTGGCGATGCCTTGGCACAGCCAGGTCGATGCCGTTGGCGTCGCCCGTGCCGAACACCAGTTGCGCTTCTACACCCCCTACCCTGCGCGGTTGAAAAGCCTTCGCCAGGCGGGCCAGGTAAAGGCCGGCGAAGTACTTGCGGTGCTCGAAGAGCCGGACCTCGATTCGCGTATGCGCAGCAGCCAAGCCAGTGCCCGCAGCTATCAAGCGCGTCTTTCGGGCCTGCTGGCCGACCCGGCCGGGCTGGCCGAGGACGCTGCCACCCAGCAGCGCCTGAACGTGCAAAATGAGGAAGCCCGTGCCGTGCGCAGCGAGATCGCTCGCCTCAGCCTGCAGGCACCGTTCGCGGGCAACTGGCTGGACCTGGACCCTAACGTGGCACCCGGCCAGTGGCTCAACCGCCAGGAGCCGCTGGGCATCCTCATTGACACCAACCACTGGCAGGTCGATGCCTACGTCGCCCAGGACCAGGTGCATTACCTGGCTATCGGCAATGCCGTGAAATTTTATCCCGAAGGCCAGGCCATAGCGCTGCGCGGCAAGGTGCTGGCAATCGGCAGTACTCGGGCTGCGCAGTTAGCCCACCGCATGCTTTCTTCACACTTCGGTGGCCCAGTACCAACGGCCGGTGATCCCTTGGTGCCCAGCCATGCACTTTTCCAGGTGCTGGTGGCCTTGGATGAGCCGCTGGCTGGTGTGCGCGAAACCCGCGGCAAGCTGAAGATCGAAGGGCAAAAGCGCAGCGTTGTGGGCGAGGCGCTGACATGGGTAATAGGGGTTGGGTTGCGGGAAAGCGGGTT